A stretch of DNA from Haloarchaeobius amylolyticus:
TCGATCCAAGCGAGGAAACCTCTGAGGCCTTGCCCGGCGCTGACCGAGATAGCGATGAGGGGGAGGTCGAAACGTTCCAAGACGAGTTCGTCCAGGACTCGACGGAGAGCGGAGACACCACTGTTTCCGCTGAAACTGACGGCGGATCGATGACGGTGAGCGACGATGCGTGAATACCTCCGTGTCACTCCGACCTCAGGAGAACTCACGGCCACCGGGATTCCGGAAGCAGTTGCGAGTCTCCACAACCTGCGGTCGAGTGAGTCACCGGGGCTGCTGCATAAGCTCAACCCGTTCTATTCAGTCCTGCCGCCGAGTTTTGAGTTCCTCATCATCAGCGAAGGACCGGACGAACCAGTCGAGTTCTACTACGGTGCCGACGAGCACCTCGACACGCTCGAAGCTCGGCTCCGATCTATCTACCCGTCACCGTTCGACATCGAGCCGGTCGAGATCGACCCGGCGACCAAACTGATTCCGCCAACCGAGTACAGCCGTGATGAGTTCGCAACGGCAGTCGAGAATGACGACCTGCTGTACGAGTTCGATATTGGGGAGCAACGGACAGCGGAGATGGCTTCCACTGTCGACGAGACGTCCGTCGGAGACACCGGCGAGGAGGCATCCATTACAGACGGTGGCGTGGCCGCTGGAGAGCAGAATACCTGGGTCGACGTGGATGACACGGAGATTCGGGTTGACCCCCCAGAGTCGTGTCCCGAGTATGGGCCACTGACTGCGATAGAGCGACCGACGTTGACCGCCGATGGGACGGTTCTGGCCCGGCCAGCTCTCGATACAGTCCAGCCGATGGGTGTCCGATGGTTTGGCAGGGCCGACAGGGAAGAGGACTGGATGACGACGCTCACTCCTTTCTCAGAGGCCTCGGGTGACGAAGACAGTGGGAAGGTCACAGACGCACCGCTGGCGACGCTCATCGACCACCTGAATGACACCGAACACCCGATCGCATTCCAGGCCGTCTTCGAGCGCCGTGATGACTGGACCAAGGCAGCGGACAATCGGACGACTTCCCTCGAACAGGGGATGGACACCTGGTTCCAGAAGTGGCTCGGTGACGGCCTGACCTTCTACCAGGACTCCACCGACGACCCCGAACGGCTGATGACAGCCAGTGCGAAAAAACGAGTCAGCCGCATCGAAGACAAAACCCCGAGCCGGACGTTCAGCGTGAACCTCCGGGCGGTCGCTGTTCCAGCCGACGACCACGATTCGAGGCTGTTGGATTCCCGAATCAATGCGCTCCGGTCTACCTTCGGTCCGGTCGATGGCCCCTACTACAGCCTCGTTGGAAAGCGGCTCCGAGACGCCGGATGGCGACAGAAGACCAAACAGAGGAATTCCCGAAAGGAGCTGAAGCGACTTCTGGACCGAGAGCTCGTCATGGACACGGGGAAGACGCGACCCGACCTCGTGTTGAATGGCGACGAACTCGCGAACTTCCTTCTCGTCCCACCGGCAGAGCAGCTCAGCATCGAAGGCGCGAGAGGGACCCGTGCCGAACAGCAGAGCCGAAATCCACTGCCACGGCCCAACCAGGACATCATGCAGGAACTCCGTGACGGGATGTCGATTGGGTATGCTCTCGACGAGAATAGCCAGCCAGAAGACGTTCCGACGAGGGTTCCCCCGGGGATTTTGCCAACGCACTACCTCCGGGCAGGGTCAACTGGGGCAGGCAAGTCAGTCGCGATGAACAACGACATGCTGTCGCTCGTCGCCAACACGGAAGGACCGGTTTTCTTGGTCGACCGCAAGGGCGACGGGATGGCGGAGAACTTCATGCGGGCGTACGCCCGGCGCTTCGGCATGACTGCTCTCAGGGAGAACGTTATCCACTTCCGGATACCGGATATGCTCCCCGGGTTCTCGTTCTTCGACCTCGAACCTTCGCTAGCGAACGGACGAAATCGGACCGATGCCGTCCAGCGCAAGGCCGACCACACCGAGGAGATCCTCCGCCTCGCGATGGGTGCCGACGCCTACGACAGCGCGAAGGTCGCACCCACGCTCATCAAGATGCTCGTCAAGCTGATGTTTGACGAAGAACACGGCCGCGAGCACGGCCACTACCGGGAGTCGGCGGACTACTTCGAGTTCAGGCACCTCCACCAGGTCATCGACCAACTCAGGCAGGCTGGCCCGCCACAGGTCGACCTCAGTGAAGCCCCGAAGTCGAGCAATGAGGCGGTCACCCGGACGATTCGCCGCCAACTCCAGCAAGACCAGCAGTCGTTCACGACGCTGATGAACGGGGTTTCGAATCGACTCGACCCTATCTCCCTGGACGACCGCCTGCGGCCGATCTTCAACAACACCGAGAACAACTTCGACTTTCGTGACCTCCTCGCCGAGAATAAGGTCGTCCTGTTCGACCTTGGCGACCTCCGTGACGAGGCCGCTCGCCTCATGACAGGGCTCGTCCTCACCAACCTTGAGGACGCGATTCAAGAGCAAAGTCTAGACCTCGCGATGTACCCTGACGACTACGTCGTGAACCTGGTCATCGACGAGGCAGCATCGGTCGTGGTTTCAGATATCATGAACAATATGCTCGAACGCGGGCGCAGCTTCAAGCTCTCCGTTGGATTGTCGATGCAGTTCCCCGAACAGATGGAGGCCGCAGGTGGACGGAAGATGTACCTGAACACGCTGAACAACATCGGGTCACTCCTCGTCGGGAAAATCAACGTCGACAGAGAACTCGCCCGGGCGATGGCTCACGAGGAGATGAGTCCGGAAGAGTTCTCGAATCGGATCCGGTCGCTCCCTCGTGGTGAATGGATTGCCAGCCTACCGAGTCCGACCTTCGGTGAAACTGGGCCGTATCCATTCAGCCTTGACCCGCTCCCGATCCCTGCGGGTCACCCCGAGAGTGACTCCCCGCTCACCGAGCGTGAGGAAGAACTGTTCACTGAAACACTCACAAAGATTCACGACCGGGCTGTCGACGAGTACGGTGTCGCCGAAGATGCAGCACCCACGACGCAGACACCCGAAGAACTGCACGAGGTTCTCGACGTCGATACCGACGAACTGGATGTTGCCATCGCTAAGATTGTTCGGAGTGTTCAGCTTCGGGAGAGCGTTCGCGAAGAGAACGGGTGGGTGTCGGTCGAAACGGTCGACGGCGACCTTCGGCAGTTGTTCGAGGACGTCGACGCAGATGTGCCGTCGTACGACGAACTGACCACTATTCGACAGCGGTCGAGGTTTTTGGAGACCACCGTGGACATCGACGCCGACGAGATCGTGATTCGACTCACGGAGGCAGGCGAAGAGATTGCAGAACCCGACACAGGGGATGTCCGAGCAGCCGGTGGGAGTGACCACGACGCCGCCCTGCTGGAGATCGAGGAGGAGCTCACCTCGCTTGGGTTCACCGTCACGATTCTCTCGCAGGACGGGAGCGAGAAACCCGATGCACGGGCGACTCATCCCGACCTGGAAGAGACGTTCGCCATCGAGGTCGAAACGACGACGCCCGAATACCCGGTGAAGGTTCTCACGAACTTCCGGAAGGCACAGGAAGCAGAGGAAGTGCCGCTGTTCGTTGTCCGACCTGGGAGTGAGAAGACGGACTGGGCCAAGCGCGTTGACGGGATTCTCAATCCTCCCGTACGTGAACTCGACGATGGCAGCATCCAGTTCTACACGACTGATTCGACTCTCACGTTCAACGGTGGTGCAACAGAAGAAGGCGGCGTGACAGCTGTTCGTCCGAGGACCGAGAGCAACGACACGAATCGTAGTGTCTGGGTTCAGGACGAGGGTTCAATCCACCTCCGTGATGGGACTGGGACGGAGCATCTCCGGGTAGACTCCTTCGATGCGGTAACGAAAGACCGAGTGCCGGCGATATATAGCTATGACCACGCCAAGGCCGAGTACCTCGTTCATGAACCAGGCGAGACACATACCTATGGGTCGAAAGCAGATTTTGAAGCTGACTGGGCCCGCATCAACGCGCCGTTCATCCCTGCTGAGGAACTTCCGAATCCCGAGTTCGGGAACGACGCGTACGGCATCGTAATCCTTCCTGAGGAGGGTGAACCAGTGGTCTGCGATTCCGGGGCGACGGAGCCGCTCCGGACACTCCTGGATACGTCGTTCGTCGTCGGTCAGCGCGAAGATAGCTTCGAGATGGCTGAACAGGAGGAGGCTCAAAGTACCCCAGCGCTCCCATCTGCAGACGAGGATTGGAAGGACGACGCGGATGCTGCAACCGGGCGGTTCGCTTCGGAATATCTCGTTGAAGCCGAAGACGAATCAGTCACTTCTCCAGTGGTGTACGAGCTGTACGAGGAGTGGGCGGAGTCGCATAATCTGGAGCCAGATTCGAAGGGTTGGTTCGGTCGACGTTTGAAGAAACACGTCGATTTCGAACCGACAACTATGAGACAAGACGGATTACAGGTACGGTGCTACGAAGGACTCACACTTCGTCGAACGGAGGTCAGTGATGAATAGCGAATTTCCCCATTTTGGGCGTGCTCAAACCAGTGTACAGCATTTCCAGCGACCGGAACAGACCACGGTCAATTCGCACCGGGGGGATTTGGAAAAACGCAAGACATCGTCCTGTTACAGCATTCGACTGAATGCATTAACAGACGGTGCAGTCGAGGATTTTGCGTTAAATGCGTTACAGCGTCCATTCACGGGTTGTACTGCTTGTCCCGAGGGGCTGTTAACGCAAAAACCAACTAATATTGGATGGGGGGTCCCCGTTGGGACCCAGGTTATGGATTGGGCTGCGCGAAACAGGGCAGTTTGTCGCGACTCTACAGAGGCGAAAGTCATGTCAGGTGAGACTATATGAGTGGAGACTCGATTGTCAATGCGAGTGCGATTCCGACCGTGCTTCGGCAGGAAGCGCAGTGGGTATGCTGGAAGGAGGAACGGCGCGATGGGAGGTTGACAAAGATTCCGGTCACGCCGGGGACGGGGTCGTTCGCGTCGTCGACGGACGCCGAAACGTGGGCGGACTTCAGAACGGCACTCGCGTTCGTGCAGAAGGGGCGGGCGGATGGGATTGGGTTCGTGTTCACCGAGGAGGACGAGTTCGTCGGGATCGACCTGGACAAGTGCCGTGACCCAGAAACAGGTCGAGCAGAGGAAGACGCACGGGACATCATCGATCGGCTGGACTCATTCACTGAGGTTTCGCCTTCGGGGACGGGCTACCACGTGCTCATCAAAGGCACGCTTCCCGACGGGCGGAACCGTCGGGGGAGCGTGGAACTGTACGACAAGGCTCGCTTCTTCACCGTGACCGGGGACCACGTCGACGAAACGCCTGCACAGGTAGCACGTCGTCAGGACGCCCTCGTGGCGATTCATCGCGAATACCTCCAGGAAGACGAACCGGACCAAGAAACCGGACAGGACGCTACTACAGAGGACAGCACGGACACTACAGCCACACCCGCCGTTGACCTCGACGACAACGAGCTACTCCGAAAGGCGAAGAATGCCTCGAACGGCGAAAAATTCGAGCGGCTCTGGAACGGGAACATCCTGGGCTACGACAGCCAGTCGGAAGCCGACATGGCGCTGTGTTGTCTACTGGCGTTCTGGACCGGCGGCGACCGAACGCAGATGGACCAGTTGTTCCGCCAGTCCGGGCTGCTCCGTGAGAAATGGGACGAAGTCCACTACGCCGACGGGTCGACGTACGGCGAGAAAACCGTCGAGCGTGCGATCTCGCGGACGTCGGAGTACTACGACCCAGGCAAGAGTGGAAGATCGGTTGAGACTACCGAGCCGCCAGCTGCGACGGACACCGTGGATACGGGCAAGGAGAACGCGTACCTATCCGAGAAGAACCAGCTGCTGGCCGATCGTGTGGCAGCGCTCGAAGCAACGCTCGAAGAGAAGGACGAGCGGATTGAATCGCTCGAAACCCAGGTGGAGCGGCTACAGGCAGAACTCGAATCCCGTGACAGTGAGACAATTCCTGGGGAGCGTACAGAAACTGGTTCCAACACCGATGTACAGCAGAAGA
This window harbors:
- a CDS encoding primase-like DNA-binding domain-containing protein; amino-acid sequence: MREYLRVTPTSGELTATGIPEAVASLHNLRSSESPGLLHKLNPFYSVLPPSFEFLIISEGPDEPVEFYYGADEHLDTLEARLRSIYPSPFDIEPVEIDPATKLIPPTEYSRDEFATAVENDDLLYEFDIGEQRTAEMASTVDETSVGDTGEEASITDGGVAAGEQNTWVDVDDTEIRVDPPESCPEYGPLTAIERPTLTADGTVLARPALDTVQPMGVRWFGRADREEDWMTTLTPFSEASGDEDSGKVTDAPLATLIDHLNDTEHPIAFQAVFERRDDWTKAADNRTTSLEQGMDTWFQKWLGDGLTFYQDSTDDPERLMTASAKKRVSRIEDKTPSRTFSVNLRAVAVPADDHDSRLLDSRINALRSTFGPVDGPYYSLVGKRLRDAGWRQKTKQRNSRKELKRLLDRELVMDTGKTRPDLVLNGDELANFLLVPPAEQLSIEGARGTRAEQQSRNPLPRPNQDIMQELRDGMSIGYALDENSQPEDVPTRVPPGILPTHYLRAGSTGAGKSVAMNNDMLSLVANTEGPVFLVDRKGDGMAENFMRAYARRFGMTALRENVIHFRIPDMLPGFSFFDLEPSLANGRNRTDAVQRKADHTEEILRLAMGADAYDSAKVAPTLIKMLVKLMFDEEHGREHGHYRESADYFEFRHLHQVIDQLRQAGPPQVDLSEAPKSSNEAVTRTIRRQLQQDQQSFTTLMNGVSNRLDPISLDDRLRPIFNNTENNFDFRDLLAENKVVLFDLGDLRDEAARLMTGLVLTNLEDAIQEQSLDLAMYPDDYVVNLVIDEAASVVVSDIMNNMLERGRSFKLSVGLSMQFPEQMEAAGGRKMYLNTLNNIGSLLVGKINVDRELARAMAHEEMSPEEFSNRIRSLPRGEWIASLPSPTFGETGPYPFSLDPLPIPAGHPESDSPLTEREEELFTETLTKIHDRAVDEYGVAEDAAPTTQTPEELHEVLDVDTDELDVAIAKIVRSVQLRESVREENGWVSVETVDGDLRQLFEDVDADVPSYDELTTIRQRSRFLETTVDIDADEIVIRLTEAGEEIAEPDTGDVRAAGGSDHDAALLEIEEELTSLGFTVTILSQDGSEKPDARATHPDLEETFAIEVETTTPEYPVKVLTNFRKAQEAEEVPLFVVRPGSEKTDWAKRVDGILNPPVRELDDGSIQFYTTDSTLTFNGGATEEGGVTAVRPRTESNDTNRSVWVQDEGSIHLRDGTGTEHLRVDSFDAVTKDRVPAIYSYDHAKAEYLVHEPGETHTYGSKADFEADWARINAPFIPAEELPNPEFGNDAYGIVILPEEGEPVVCDSGATEPLRTLLDTSFVVGQREDSFEMAEQEEAQSTPALPSADEDWKDDADAATGRFASEYLVEAEDESVTSPVVYELYEEWAESHNLEPDSKGWFGRRLKKHVDFEPTTMRQDGLQVRCYEGLTLRRTEVSDE
- a CDS encoding phage NrS-1 polymerase family protein produces the protein MSGDSIVNASAIPTVLRQEAQWVCWKEERRDGRLTKIPVTPGTGSFASSTDAETWADFRTALAFVQKGRADGIGFVFTEEDEFVGIDLDKCRDPETGRAEEDARDIIDRLDSFTEVSPSGTGYHVLIKGTLPDGRNRRGSVELYDKARFFTVTGDHVDETPAQVARRQDALVAIHREYLQEDEPDQETGQDATTEDSTDTTATPAVDLDDNELLRKAKNASNGEKFERLWNGNILGYDSQSEADMALCCLLAFWTGGDRTQMDQLFRQSGLLREKWDEVHYADGSTYGEKTVERAISRTSEYYDPGKSGRSVETTEPPAATDTVDTGKENAYLSEKNQLLADRVAALEATLEEKDERIESLETQVERLQAELESRDSETIPGERTETGSNTDVQQKTQADSLLSRTKKLLGRDGE